The Sedimentisphaera salicampi genome includes a region encoding these proteins:
- a CDS encoding GspE/PulE family protein — MSFLSQKLKEKSLISASQALAVDESISKNNTILGAVSSNTDLDEPSLLEAIADIIGCRYLSSLESLLPSRDMLAKFPARLLLEHCIAPVEIDERLHIAVNDPFNSRGIDQVRISTGLDCPIALCCRSDIDRFIKTHLGLGADTIQTMVDEAESSGLTILSEIEQQDIDLEDEAEGASIIRFVNQLLTEAIEKRATDVHIEPFEDELRVRYRVDGVLQGASVPPEVKQFQAAIVSRIKILSNLDIAEKRVPQDGRIKVLLSGKEVDIRVSIIPMLYGEAVVLRLLDCSSMLLGLENIGMNREDREIFSDVITKPHGIILVTGPTGSGKTTTLYAALSKINDLERKIITIEDPIEYQLYGVNQIQVSNKRGLTFAAGLRSILRHDPDVILVGEIRDLETARIAVQSSLTGHLVFSTLHTNDASGALTRLVDMGVEPYLVASSLEAVLAQRLLRKICPYCREEIDKDEANALRDKYGEIIPETLYKGAGCRNCQGTGYRGRAGIFEQLVVSDDIRALLMDNASVTDIKKQAKKEGMRTLREDVQRYLDAGETTVEEMLRVTKV, encoded by the coding sequence ATGAGTTTTTTATCGCAGAAATTGAAGGAAAAGAGCCTGATAAGTGCGTCTCAGGCTCTTGCCGTTGATGAATCAATCTCCAAAAACAACACCATTCTTGGTGCTGTAAGTTCGAATACGGACTTGGATGAACCAAGTTTGCTGGAGGCGATCGCTGATATTATCGGCTGCAGATACCTGAGCTCTCTGGAAAGTCTCCTGCCCTCTCGAGATATGCTTGCAAAATTCCCAGCGAGGCTGCTGCTTGAACACTGCATAGCTCCCGTAGAGATTGACGAAAGGCTGCATATTGCCGTGAACGATCCTTTCAACAGCAGAGGGATTGATCAGGTGCGCATATCAACAGGACTGGACTGCCCGATTGCGCTTTGCTGCAGGTCTGATATAGACCGCTTTATCAAAACCCATCTCGGCCTGGGCGCCGATACGATCCAGACTATGGTAGATGAGGCTGAAAGCAGCGGGCTTACGATACTCAGCGAGATTGAACAGCAGGATATAGACCTTGAAGATGAGGCTGAAGGCGCATCGATAATTCGATTTGTCAATCAGCTGCTTACAGAGGCCATAGAAAAGAGAGCAACGGATGTTCATATCGAGCCGTTTGAAGATGAACTGCGTGTGAGATACCGGGTGGACGGAGTGCTTCAGGGGGCGTCAGTACCGCCTGAGGTGAAGCAGTTTCAGGCGGCGATTGTTTCACGTATAAAGATTCTCAGCAATCTGGATATAGCCGAGAAGAGGGTGCCTCAGGACGGAAGAATTAAGGTGCTCCTTTCGGGCAAAGAGGTGGATATCCGTGTTTCGATTATCCCGATGCTCTATGGCGAGGCGGTAGTATTGAGGCTGCTGGACTGCTCATCAATGCTGCTTGGGCTTGAGAATATCGGTATGAACCGCGAGGACAGGGAAATTTTCTCTGATGTGATAACGAAGCCGCACGGGATTATTCTCGTTACCGGTCCGACCGGAAGCGGCAAAACTACCACGCTTTACGCTGCTCTTTCGAAGATAAACGATCTTGAGCGAAAGATTATCACTATAGAAGACCCGATCGAATATCAGCTTTACGGCGTAAATCAGATACAGGTGTCTAATAAGCGCGGGCTTACCTTTGCAGCGGGGCTTCGCTCTATTCTCCGGCACGACCCGGATGTTATTCTTGTGGGCGAAATACGAGATCTTGAGACAGCACGAATCGCTGTGCAGTCATCGCTCACCGGCCATTTGGTATTCAGCACACTGCACACAAACGACGCCTCCGGAGCTCTCACAAGGCTTGTGGATATGGGTGTTGAGCCGTATCTTGTGGCTTCTTCGCTTGAAGCTGTGCTCGCCCAGAGGCTTCTCAGGAAGATCTGCCCATACTGCCGAGAAGAGATTGATAAAGATGAAGCTAATGCCCTCAGGGATAAATACGGCGAGATAATCCCTGAAACGCTCTACAAAGGGGCAGGCTGCAGAAACTGCCAGGGGACAGGCTACAGAGGCAGGGCAGGAATCTTTGAGCAGCTTGTTGTAAGCGATGATATAAGAGCTCTTCTTATGGATAACGCCTCGGTTACAGACATCAAGAAGCAGGCGAAGAAAGAGGGCATGAGAACCCTCAGGGAAGACGTGCAGAGGTATCTTGATGCCGGCGAGACTACCGTAGAAGAAATGCTCCGAGTAACGAAGGTGTAA
- a CDS encoding type II secretion system F family protein: MPLFEYKAFDSSGAAVSGRLEAAGRKAALDTLAAKGLMPSEIQQNDKQSASQRAGRVSKNDIETYTRELGSLLTSGMPLSRAVKVLENESDKPASKNLWKDVSENISNGASLADALSRWPKYFPPVYSAMVRAGEMGGFLDLVLNQIADFRSSENELRSRVQSAMIYPIILSVFCFAILVFLMLFFIPRFSSIFMEFGGELPGLTKTIVAASEFIMSYWYIILFAVFGGVVFFKNYISTPQGRARYEKTLLSIPIAGTITAKFAFVRFTRMLGTLIGAGVPLVDSLKVAREAIGNHVLSRAVSVAVEDVQKGSSLSASLRRCPELFSGANIEMISIAEESSRLDQELQRLAEMNEKQLDRKLKTAVSVCEPLMLFIMASIVGTIVVGMLLPIFNLQELIH, translated from the coding sequence ATGCCTTTATTTGAATACAAAGCTTTCGACAGCTCAGGTGCAGCGGTGTCCGGAAGGCTCGAGGCGGCAGGACGCAAGGCCGCCTTGGATACTCTTGCAGCAAAAGGGCTTATGCCTTCTGAAATCCAGCAGAACGATAAGCAGTCCGCTTCACAGCGTGCAGGCAGGGTTTCAAAGAACGATATCGAAACATACACGAGGGAGCTTGGCAGCCTGCTTACTTCCGGGATGCCGCTGAGCAGGGCAGTGAAGGTTCTTGAGAATGAATCGGATAAGCCGGCCAGCAAAAATCTCTGGAAGGATGTTTCAGAGAATATATCCAACGGAGCGAGCCTTGCAGATGCCTTGAGCCGTTGGCCGAAATATTTCCCGCCTGTGTACTCAGCTATGGTTCGGGCGGGCGAAATGGGCGGATTCCTGGATCTTGTGCTCAATCAGATTGCAGATTTCCGTTCAAGCGAGAATGAGCTGAGGAGCAGGGTTCAGTCTGCAATGATTTATCCGATTATCCTGAGCGTATTCTGCTTTGCTATACTTGTATTTCTTATGCTTTTTTTTATACCGCGTTTTTCTTCCATTTTTATGGAATTTGGAGGGGAGCTTCCCGGGCTTACCAAAACAATAGTTGCGGCAAGCGAATTCATTATGAGCTACTGGTACATAATCCTCTTTGCTGTTTTTGGAGGTGTTGTATTTTTCAAAAACTATATCTCCACGCCGCAGGGACGAGCAAGATATGAGAAAACGCTCCTTTCGATACCTATTGCGGGGACGATTACGGCAAAATTTGCGTTTGTGCGTTTTACAAGGATGCTCGGAACTCTGATAGGGGCGGGCGTTCCGCTGGTGGATTCTCTCAAGGTTGCAAGGGAGGCGATCGGCAATCACGTACTCTCAAGAGCTGTGAGTGTTGCGGTTGAAGATGTGCAGAAGGGCAGCTCTCTTTCGGCAAGTTTGAGAAGATGCCCGGAGCTTTTTTCCGGAGCCAATATTGAAATGATCTCGATTGCTGAGGAAAGTTCAAGACTTGATCAAGAGCTTCAGCGTCTTGCAGAGATGAATGAAAAGCAGCTCGACAGAAAGCTCAAAACTGCTGTCTCGGTATGCGAGCCGCTGATGCTTTTTATTATGGCTTCAATTGTGGGAACGATTGTAGTGGGGATGCTTCTTCCAATATTTAATTTACAGGAACTTATTCATTGA
- the gspG gene encoding type II secretion system major pseudopilin GspG: protein MKQNKRKGFTLIELLLAVVILAVLAAVVVPKFTGRSEEARVSAAKTDISNIELALDSYEIDTGDYPSDSEGLEALVDKPSGNDSERWKGPYLKRGVPDDPWGNEYNYEYPGRHNEYGYDLYSNGPDGRGGTDDDIINWDEDRN, encoded by the coding sequence ATGAAACAAAACAAAAGAAAAGGATTCACGCTCATAGAGCTTCTGCTTGCCGTGGTGATTCTTGCGGTTTTAGCGGCTGTTGTAGTACCGAAGTTTACAGGCAGAAGTGAAGAGGCAAGAGTGAGCGCAGCTAAAACAGATATATCAAATATCGAGCTGGCTCTGGATTCATACGAGATCGATACAGGCGATTACCCATCAGACAGTGAAGGGCTTGAGGCTCTTGTTGACAAACCTTCGGGCAATGATTCTGAGAGATGGAAAGGCCCTTATCTCAAACGCGGCGTGCCTGATGACCCGTGGGGAAATGAATACAATTATGAGTATCCTGGCAGGCATAATGAATACGGCTACGACCTCTATTCAAACGGTCCCGATGGAAGGGGCGGCACTGACGATGACATAATAAACTGGGATGAGGACAGAAACTGA
- a CDS encoding pilus assembly FimT family protein has protein sequence MRSAGTKAFTLIELILVMVIICTMLAVAAPSLRGFFSSRQLGELAEMFVVSARYARLQAISESRPYSFMIDESRKSYWVADNPGREDEHTKESMSVPRDIPKEVEITFEGFQREGNARYIEFDSLGDCKDCSALLEDSRGNRFLVQFRGLGRKFTSIELENLRRN, from the coding sequence ATGCGTTCTGCTGGAACAAAAGCCTTTACGCTTATTGAGCTTATTTTAGTGATGGTGATCATCTGTACGATGCTCGCTGTTGCTGCGCCCTCGCTCAGAGGCTTTTTCTCTTCGCGGCAGCTCGGCGAGCTTGCTGAGATGTTTGTGGTCTCGGCAAGATACGCCCGTCTTCAGGCTATCTCCGAAAGCAGACCTTACAGCTTTATGATTGATGAATCCAGAAAGAGTTACTGGGTGGCAGACAACCCCGGTCGAGAGGATGAGCATACAAAGGAGAGTATGTCTGTACCTCGGGATATCCCGAAGGAAGTTGAGATCACATTTGAGGGTTTCCAGCGTGAAGGAAACGCCCGCTACATTGAGTTTGATTCGCTTGGAGACTGCAAAGACTGCAGCGCACTGCTTGAAGATTCAAGGGGCAACCGCTTCCTTGTACAGTTTAGAGGATTGGGCAGAAAGTTCACCAGCATAGAGCTTGAGAATTTACGGAGGAACTGA